A segment of the Lycium ferocissimum isolate CSIRO_LF1 chromosome 5, AGI_CSIRO_Lferr_CH_V1, whole genome shotgun sequence genome:
tgacccttttccctattctTTTTccataagcatatatatatatattgtgtgggTTTAAGCCCTCAATTAGCAGAGTGGTTTAGAGAAATGGCAGTACACAGAGGGCGTAACGGAATGatgggtgaagaagaagatgaaggtgGTTTATTCGAAGAAGATTTTGAGTttgacgaagaagaagaagaagaagaacctgATTCTCACATACCTCTTCACCTCCGTCAAATTTTCAACGCCGTTGAACGTGGTGACGTCGACGCTTTACGCCAAGCCCTAGGTCCATTCTCCTTACTCtttgttttttctctttctttttccttttttttgctGGTTCGTTTGgttcaaaaataaattatgcTAGGATAAGTTATGCTGGGATTAATTATGTTGGAATAAGTTATGCTGGATTAGTTATTTTggagttattttttattaactGTTTGGTATGTTGGATTAAAAGTATTATACATTGGATAGTTTTTTAAAGAGAAGAGGTTTCTTCCTTATCCTTATCCTGGCATAACTTATTCCACCCTGTAACAGGTATAAGTTATCCCAACACTATTTTTACTCCCTcccgggataacttatcccatgaTTACTAACCAAACAAGGGATAAGAAATTGCTAAATTCTTATCCCAGACTATTTATTTTTATCCTCCGTACCAAACAACCCCTGTTAGAGAACAACAATTACTATGTCTCGtcttgtcaattttttttttttttttttgttcagaAATGTTTATATTTGTCTGTGAGAATAATTTACTGTGTGTCGTTGTCTCAATTAAGTAAAGTTAATTAGAGTGAAGTATATGCAGGGACGGACCTTGTATTTGTGTTAAAATCTTCacttaatacaacaacaacaacataatggCATGAATTCCAAACCTTGTCCAACAATGGCAATATGTCCATGATAATTTGTTGATATGCCTTACACAATGGAACAACACAAGCACACTGCTACACTCACATGTATATAGAGGGGTAATGATAGGGCATGTTTTTGTCAGATTGTTCTTGGCATTTATAAGTACACAAAATGCAGGATGCCCTTAAAGTCCTCATATTAGATACGTAACAATTATGACGTAAAGCTTAGAGTTGAAAGCTATTATTGCTCCAGAGAAAGAAATAAAGTGGCCTAGGGCTATTAGAGGTGTTTGAGATTAAAAAATGTCATGAAAACAACTGAACGTTGGAGAGTCAGCTTGTTGTCTGAGATCCCTTTGACAAGGTTTGTTTTGTGAACCCTGCTATCCATCCCAAGGTTAATGAAAGGATACAGATGATTTAAGCTGGAATTAACAAAACCAAATGCCTATATAAGAACGCAAGAGAGGGAGGAATGGGGACTCACCTTCCTGTCAAATTCATATAGCTAGGTGGATACTGTACCCTACTTTTGTCGTGATCGCAAGGGTGATGTGAGGAATAATAGGGGCGGGTGGTAGAGGGAGGGAGGTCACCCAGtcttactttttaatttttttaattttataattttggtGTCCGGGGGAGCTTgcacgcacctcgactaattccacgggataTGCTCCCACTAAAACAAATACTGGGAAGCTCTTTCCACCAAGGATTAGACAGATGGCAGGAAATCAATTAGTGTTTGTTTGCCTCTTTTGAGATTTGAACCTAAGACTTCCTGATTCTCAGCCCACTTCCATTAACCACTAGCCACACCTTTGGGTGCTACCTCTCTTGTACTTTTTGAGTTATTCTTGACCAAAAAAATCCACCCACTTAGGAGAGGAAGGAGTGGCACCGCCTCCCACCATTATGATGATCCATCAGCACTCTTCACTGGGCCAAGAAAGCTATCACTTGGTTCTCTCATTTTCGTGTGGTTTAGGTTACTCAGGCTGGTATTAGCAGCGGTAGAAGTGGCTTGTACCTGAAACTGTGGTAAATCATGCTTTTGAATTGTGATGCGCATGTTGCAACTTGCAACTACTTTTATGCATGGAAGGTTGAACATCATTCTTAAAGTGAAAACAATACTAGCTGGACCCGGACTGACTAATCGTTAACATTCCGGAGTCTCACGCTGACCTTCGGGAACACAAGAATGAAGTCTTTcgacttgagaatcaaagataGATAGACAAGGGATAGATaaactatatattatatatctaaaaaaaaagaggaactgAATAGACATCCCTTTAGATGTCTCTCCTACCCAACCCAATATCAATTactttccattttctttggatctAAAATGGCATCTACCAAGCTGCAATTTGATCATGATGCTGTGTTATTATTTATGGTTGATTTTTCATCACCCATGTATATGGGAGAAGTAAATAAGTTCTTCTATATATTCTTACCTATCAAGTataagtttttctatatatcTTGTTATCCATGTATCTGTCATACTCATTAAACTATCTACTTGATGGACTGCTGCGGATGATTTTAATGGAGGGAGGTCACCCAgtcttactttttattttttttattttttttatttttttattttttataattgtgGTGTCCGGGCCAACTTgcacgcacctcgactaattccacgggataTGCTAATCCCACTAAAACAAATACCGGGAAGCTCTGTCCACCATGGCTTAGACAGATGGCAGGAAATCAGCTAGTGTTTGTTTGCCTCCTTTGAGGTTTGAACCTAAGACTTCATGATTCTCAGCCCACTTCCATTAACCACTAGCCACACCTTTGGGTGCTACCTCTCTTTTACTTTTTGAGTTATTCTTGACCAAAAAATCCACCCACTTAGGAGAGGAAGGAATGGCACCGCCTCCCATCATTATGATGATCCATCAGCACTCTCCACTGGGCCAAGAAAGCTATCACTTGGTTCTCTCATTTTCGTGTGGTTTAGGTTTCTCAGACTGGTATTAGCAGCGGTAGAAGTGGCTTGTACCTGAAACTGTGGTAAATCATGCTTTTGAACTGTGATGCACATGTTGCAACTTGCAACTACTTTTATGCATGGAAGGTTGGACATCATACTTAAAGTGAAAACAATACTAGCTGGACCCGGACTGACTAATCATTAACACTCCGGAGTCTCACGCTGACCTTCGGGAACCCAAGAATGAAGTCTTTcgacttgagaatcaaagataGATAGACAAGAGATAGATaaactatatattatatatctgaAAAAAGAGGAACTGAATAGACATCCCTTTAGATGTCTCTCCTGCCCAACCCAATATCAATTactttccattttctttggatctAAAATGGCATCTACCAAGCTGCAATTTGATCACGATGCTGTGTTATTAATTATGGTGGATTTCTCATCACCCATGTATATGGGAGAAGTAAATAAGTTGTTCTATATATTCTAGAAGTAAATAAGTTGTTCTATATATTCCTACCTATCAAGTATAAGTTTTTCTATATTCCTTGTTATCCATGTATCTGTCATACTCATTAAACTATCTACTTGATGGACTGCTGCAGATGATTTTAATGGAAGCATTGATGAACCTCTAGAAGATGGGGACACTGCTCTTCATATAGCTAGTCTGTATGGCCATCTGTCTTGTGTGGAGGTTGGTCTTATTCTCAGTCGGAAACAGTCCCTGTAGCAAACATTATTTCATTATGGTGGATCTGTTGGTGTTGATTTCATTATCATGTTTTGGACTAATAGTGATATAATTTTGTTTGTACCCAGCTACTGTTAGAGAGGGGAGCTTCTGTGGAGGCTAAGGATGAAGATGGAGCAATTCCATTGCATGATGCTTGTGCTGGAGGTATACCATATGTTTGCAAGTTCCAAGCCCTTTGTTGTCGGCTTGTCGCATCTTTTGAAGCATGTTAATCTTTTTACCATAAAGAGATGGTACGCTTGAATTTTATTGCtgcagtcagacctctctataacagccatCTTCTATaacaaaatattactataaCAACCATGTTTTCTGTGGAACCgatatttcatgttatgttatagtATATGTTCTCTagaacaacatttcactatagcAACCAAAAAATATCGGGACAAGCGAttttgttatagagaggtttgactgtaatAAACTAGCAAGTTATACAGTCGGCGAATCTTAGGCTTTGACCACAATTATCAGGCAACAAGTGAACCAACTACATTAACCCGAGCCCTTCGAGGAAGTGACAGTTAAGGGGCTAATGTAGGTTCAGTAAATAAGGAATCGTAGTCGCACATTACTTACTTTCTGAATGCTGACTTTTTAACAGGATACACAGAAATAGCCCGTCTGCTAATAAACAATGCCCCTGACTCTGAATGTGTGAAAAGGATGATGGACACCTTTGATGAAGAAGGTGATGCGGTGAGGCATCTCTACTAATAGTTAACGTTTCTGCAAAGTTTCAATTTTAAGTTGGTGATATAAATCTTGGAAATTAGTAAATGAAACAGCTGCAGCAATTAAAATAGCTCTACAAAACTTGAAATGGAGCGAGTATATTTCTTATAGCATCtaggtcgagctcgtcgcacggtGCTTgtctagtgcgggttatctctcctgtgtggtttgcaaGCTATTGTTTACCCCGTGCGCACCCGAAGgatagcggctgcgggttcccatgtcatcacaaaaaaaattcttacagCATCTTGTACTGATTGTATTTGTGTAATTTTTGTAGCCTCTCCATCATGCCGCCAGGGGTGAACATTTAGATGTTATCAGATTATTGATAGCTTCAGGA
Coding sequences within it:
- the LOC132057361 gene encoding uncharacterized protein LOC132057361 produces the protein MAVHRGRNGMMGEEEDEGGLFEEDFEFDEEEEEEEPDSHIPLHLRQIFNAVERGDVDALRQALDDFNGSIDEPLEDGDTALHIASLYGHLSCVELLLERGASVEAKDEDGAIPLHDACAGGYTEIARLLINNAPDSECVKRMMDTFDEEGDAPLHHAARGEHLDVIRLLIASGASACRTNLLGRTPYELVEPESEAYRLLDEAICAELGRPYKGRSS